A region of the Lagopus muta isolate bLagMut1 chromosome 2, bLagMut1 primary, whole genome shotgun sequence genome:
GTAGAATTTAAGTAACCAAACCAGTTTAGAGCATCAAACAAAGGGGAAGGAatagagaaatttaaaaatggatCAAGTAGGACTGCAAAAAAGCAAGGAAACCAGCATACAAAGAAAGCCAACATAACTACACTCGAAGTCTTGGCAGCTTTCTTGTCTTTACTCTTAGGAAGTCCATTTTTCATATCactttttctgtgcttgtgtgTCTGGCTCAACACACGTATGTGCTTTTGGGAGACTACAAAAATTTTAATGTAGATCCCTAACATAATACAAGCAGGAGCAAAAAGACcaactgtaaataaaacaatCCCCCACGCTTTGTTGAACATAATAGGGCACAAGCTTGAGCATTTGACCAAACTTTCATAGCCCTCAATTCCAGAAGCATAAGCTTCCGagaaaacaacaccaaaagCAAATGCAGCTGGCACTGACCAACACACTGCTGTTATTTGTTTTATGGCAGCCATGGTCATTGTGCTGGCATAACGGAGAGGGTGGCAGATTGCATAAAAACGATCCACTGCAATggaacaaagatgaaaaatggaaacCAAGCAGAGCATCAGGTCAAAACTGTAATGAATTTTGCAGAACATCATCCCAAAATACCAGCAGTTCTCCACAGATCTCACCATGCTGTAGGGCATAATGACAAAGCCCAAGAGGAAATCTGTGACAGCCATGGATAAGATGAGAAAATTGGTTGGAGAATGAAGCTGTTTGAAAtacaagatggaaaaaattatgGCCGTATTCCCTGAGACAGTGAGAAGGAAGGCTGCAGTTATGGAGAAATACAATACCCCTCGTACTCTCGGTGACCTAGAGCTGTCAGAACAGGACCTATTTCCAAACTCAAAGCAGTCGGTAAAATCTCTCGAGATGTTCATGGAAAATATAATAATCCTTTATCAATTTTTCTACTGGGTATGAAGTTCCATAAGTAGATACAATTTTCACAAATTTCCAAAAGGTTCCATGTCCTAGCatgagaagagaagaaaaagttagACAAGAGCATGAATAAATTACAGAGGGGAATGCAATAATTCAGAGACAAACTTTCTCTTGGCTTAATTATTGCAAATAGTGTATAAAAAAGCAGTTGAAAGCAAGCTTAATTATCTTCTAAATTAACTGAATTATAATACAGCATCAAAAGTATTTTATGCATTCTTTTGTATCTAGATtactttgtaaaatattttgtctttcaaataGATGTCAATATCACTCATTCTAAaacattagaagaaaaagatgcGTAGACAGAGAGACCCAGGCTCACTTCAGTCTCCAAATACtttacaggatttttttgtctcttcaaTCCTAGAACATTGATATTTTCTAAAGGAGAAACATGTCATCACATCAACTTTCCTAGAGATTTCAGTTAGTGGGTTATATTCTAATGCTCATTTTGTAAGTCAAAAATCAGCTGCCAGCTCCCCCTTTTCAAATTATTAATCATTCTAAACTCACCTTTTGTGGATTATAAAGTATTAACAATTAATACATCTGATTGAAATCAGTTTCAATGCTTGTTTTGAGTTATTATAGTTTCAGTATCTGGAAGGGTTCAGCCTTGCCTTGTTTCCTGAAGTAAGCTGTGGTCCAGCTGCAATAAATACATATGAATACACTTGTGACTATTTTCAAGAGTCAAAAAATtccctttcttctgcagagaaccttttcttccccatctaATTCTTCTCTTAGACTCAGAAAAAATTtagaaatagaagcaaaaagAGATACTCTTTTCCACATCAATATAACCCTATCAGAAATAACTTGAGAAGCATTTTAGTCCACTGAATTTTCCAATGGGCATCAccctgaaatgaagaaaatgcagaaagagagcaccaaaatatttaaatagtcATCTGTTTTATAGAATAACACTACCTGAATCTGTTTTAGTATCATCAGTAGATTCTTTAGTaggtattttcttgttttgttattgttctgTGGTGTTGCAATGCCTGTGAAAGGCAGACCATCTTTATACCACGGTTCAGTTTAGTGAAATGTgggaagttatttttcttttatggctTAATACTTAATTCCCAGGagtttttaagttaaaaatatttgtataattCAGGGATTGACATCAACAGGAGATAAACATAGCAAAGTGTCTGAAATCCCAAGAccattatttctcttttctccattCACTTACCCTCATGCATTACTGAGCTGCTTTGGTGAGTTAAGGTAAATATAAGCCTTATTAAAATtagtctttaaaaaatgatactAAAGTTTAAGATGAAAGGAAGTTGTAATGTTTTTTCATCTACAGTGTTAGAAAGTGCTCCTTaactttcaattttaaataattactaTTTCTAATGAAacttagaaacaaaatatgtaataaaTTTAAGATTATCATCTTGTAACTTAATGAGTGGAAACAGCACTGTCTCTCATGCTAGTTGTAGCAGTAGCTTTTGTACAAGGTACAGAGGAACTTCCCTATACTTTAGCAAACAATAAAGatgtataaaaagaaatgttattttagaaCAATTTATCATCTGCTATTGGACAGCTTcccatttaaaaagaaataaaacccaacaaaagaaaaacccttacaagaaaagacaaaaataattcactACTTATATGAATAAATTGAGTCTTCTGAGGTTAGAGGTGGATATTTAGATGTTAAGGCTGAGAGAAGCTTATATGGATGTATGGAAGATTCATTACAAGCCCAAGTGCTAATTGTTGTTATTCAGCATATGGAGGATGGATTCTTATTGATTAATAAAGTAAGTCATGAAAAGAGGGCAGAAAATGAACACTGGTTTTAAAATTAACTAAGGAAAATGTTAGAACATTTAATGGAGTTTACCTTTTTGACAGTTGTttcaaaagacaaataaatGGGGGAACTTTCTGCTggcaataaaatgcaaatacaaaacagaatcatttattaactccaaaataaaataataaaataatattttttttcattgtgtacagtagaaatattttatttttgagatcTGACAGTATTTTTGTGACAAACATACCTAGAAACCCTTTTTTAAGTAATTGAGAAATAGGCAAGCTTCACACAGTTGATCTTTTGTTAAAAGAGTCACTAAAATATAAATCTGCAGAAATCCATGCAGACCAAATTATATTAGATTTCCAACAAATTACTGTTAAAGGAGGCTATGCTTCAAAAACCATTACCTTCAGGAAGCAGTGTTCCGTGCACCTCACTAGCGGTTCTCTTTTCAGCACGGTGCAGCAGACTGCAATGGGGGAACAGTTtgatatatttcagaaatgagatGTTTAACAACTAATAATAAATTTACAGGAACTGAAACCTTTATGAAAGAATCTGTTTAACTGGGTTGAAGGAAGGTTGCTAAATGGATCTTGAAAGCTGTCCTTGAAAACTAATCATACCAGatactgcagcacagcactggcagttTGGAGAGAAAATGGTGTAGCCACGATTTTCATTGATAGCACAACCTAATTCTTGCCTATGTTTTGCTTCATCTTGCACTTTGTTATTTCCTTGATGCTCTGAAATATTGATTGGTTCCAGTAAAGCACTGTGAAGACAGACCTCTCTTATTACCCTGAGATGACTTCAGTGAAGTGGAAATCACAACAAAGAAGCATAAAATATCATCTCAAATTTTCTCAAATGACTGCTTTCTCCTGTTGGTAACTGAGAAAGTACAGAGTATAAGGTACACTACactctgtttttcagttctctctCCTTAACTGATGTATATCTTTTAGTTAGTATGCTGTGACTACTTGATGCTTAAAGAGAATAACTTCTCTGTCCATATATCTAGAGTGAGTTATGAAGTTCTCACTGCCTAAGTTGCTTGCAGATCTGATCTCTTaggaaattaatttgttttacaaagGCTAGTGCATGCatcacacaaatattttcaattatCTAAGCACAACATTTGATTTAAAGTGAAGGTTATGAAGAtcatgaagaataaaaaatgttttaaacaaacttaaaggaaaagaaggaaattgaaTTTAGTtggaaataattaatttaacGAGGCTAAATAACACTATGCAAGACTTGGTAAGTATGATAGGAAttaaatttcataaaataacaGGATCCCAGAATAATTGACATTGGAAGGAACTTCTGAAGGTCACCATGTCCAGCTGTCCTGCTCAAGCAGTGCTATCTAGAGATGGTTGACCAGAGCTGTGCTTAAATGGCCTTTATATATCTCCAGGCATTAAGATATTTACAATAAATGTTCTCCACAATCTTCTGGACAACGTGTCTTTTCTTGGTCACCCTCACAGTTAAAAGgtgtttcctgatgttcagatggaacacactgtgtttcagtttgtgctcatTGTCTCATTTTCCAGTTCCTTAATCATCGTGACCTTTCATTGGACTGTATTCACTTCGTTCATGCCTTTCTTGTACAGAGGATTAGAGAAATGGACCCAGTACTCCAGGTGCCACTCTGGGTTGCAACATTACCCCTCTTCTATCAGCCACTCTTCACAATTTGGTATCATTTGTGAACTTGCTGAGAGAACTCCCTAATCCAGATCACTAATGAACATGTGAAACAAACACTGACTCCTGTTTAGACTTTGAGCCACTGATCACCATCCAACCCCTTGCCCATTCTCTCAATATTCAATCTGTTCTTTCAATCAACTATGCTTATCCAGTCCATATCTCAGCAGCTTGTATTTATATAGAAGAACTAATGGGATACAGTGCTGTAAGACTGTACTCAAGTCAAGGCAGACAATATATACTATCTGACTTGGTAGATAGTAGTATATATTGTCTGCCTTGACTTGAGTACAGTCTTGGCACTGTATCCCATTAGACTGACTACCAAGTCAGTCATTTCACATCACAGATGTTTATCAAATTTGGGCCATGcctagtggaaaaaaaacttacTCAAAAAGGAGATTAGAGCTAGCATAGTCTTTTTCTGTATTAGGTCACTGGATGATGCAGTTACACTGAAGACTGTAGAtaactaagatgatcagaaaaaaatgttcaagaaAAAGCCTTTTGTGGAACACTAAGTATCTTGTATTTGACTGTATCTagcatttctgttcttctcatCTGTGTTAAATGAGTATTTATGCAATGTACAAGAGAGTACAGTGTGTCCAGCCTGGATGAGTTAATGATCTAGGGAAAGCCATACACTTTGTGGAATTTACACAGTTTGagagcttatttttttctgtttgagaacTTCACTAAATCACTTTTTCATCCAGCTGGTAAGAATGCTCCATTTTGGAGTGATACTTGCATTGTGAGGTTTCTGGAAGGGTTCTGCTTGGATAGCCAGCGCTCATCTTTTTTCCCTGTGCCACTTCTGGTGACCAAGGGGCAGGCCATGAGGCTCAGCTGGAGGTGGGACCACTGTGCATTGGGCCAAATCAGGTTGCAATTCACAGGCTGCAATCATGTgtcaaaacaaccaaaacacaaGCTACAGCTACCAAGACAGAGGCAACAGGTGACTCTGTGTCCTGGACTTACTGCAAGAAACCTGTCACTTCTGTTTAAAGCATGAGAGGAGGTGGCATTGAAAACTATTTTCACTGGTGGCAAAACAAATAGACCTGGGTTTACCAACAAAAAAGATCTGTTCATAATGTTGAAATAATTGCTTTGCAGAAGTTTTCAGGGAAGTTAAAACATACGAAATCACCCACTGGAGATtcatttgcttcagaaaaagtAGACATCTGGGAAGTGTTTAATAAGGTCACTAATTAAATGTGTTGATAAGTAGTTTAACAAGACCCTTTGCAGTTCATTTACATGATGTCACCTTGTAATCAGGTACCTTCTACATCACTAAAGCTAACCGATAATCTGATTGGACACCAGCAagaggtatttttttctgctcttctaatTTATTAAAAACTCAGGTTTGAATAGAGACCCCATGGTCTCATTAACACCTCTCACTTGTTTGTCCCTTTCACACTGAGGAATAACTTTGTGCTACCTGTGATTAGAGCTAATGAGAGAAAGTAACGTGGGACTTCATTAAAGTTGCTCTGTCAAAGAAGACACTCTGTAAACAGAAGGCAAGGAGGCACTTTGGGAAAGTGACACCTTTGGGTAACAGCAtaccagagaaaaaaagttttttctgaaactttctgAGGTGGGTTGTGCACAAAATTGACTTATAGGTCAAATAGGAAGAGAAGTGACTTCTAGATATGGATGGAGGTCATCAGAGAGTGGAAATCCCTTACTTTTGCAATTTATTAGCGTTGGTGACATCTTGGCCAGACTAGCTTTTAGGAGAACTGTTGGTTTACACAGTGAAAAATTCTTCCACCATTTCCGTAAC
Encoded here:
- the TAAR2 gene encoding trace amine-associated receptor 2, translated to MVEEFFTVIIIFSMNISRDFTDCFEFGNRSCSDSSRSPRVRGVLYFSITAAFLLTVSGNTAIIFSILYFKQLHSPTNFLILSMAVTDFLLGFVIMPYSMVRSVENCWYFGMMFCKIHYSFDLMLCLVSIFHLCSIAVDRFYAICHPLRYASTMTMAAIKQITAVCWSVPAAFAFGVVFSEAYASGIEGYESLVKCSSLCPIMFNKAWGIVLFTVGLFAPACIMLGIYIKIFVVSQKHIRVLSQTHKHRKSDMKNGLPKSKDKKAAKTSSVVMLAFFVCWFPCFFAVLLDPFLNFSIPSPLFDALNWFGYLNSTCNPLIYGFFYPWFRKAFKYIVTGKIFNSQLRTTKLSSED